One Sporosarcina sp. FSL W8-0480 genomic window, GCGGACATTCAAATACCTGCGATGATCTTCATAGCCGCCACTGATGAAAATATATTCCGTAAACATACTATCCCTGTCCTTACGGATCACTTTCATATCATGGCGTCTCAGATAAAATTTCGTCTCTTGCAACTCGCTTTGAACCTGTGTCATCGTAGCATCAATAATTTTAAGGTAAGGGCCCTTCAACTTGAACGGGCCCTTTTCAAGCAGCTCCCGATCACGTTGCAATACAATCAAAAGCATCGGCAGGTAAATCATATTTTCAAAATAAGGCAATGCCTTCGCAGGAATTAAAGGCATCACTCTCTCCTCCTCTCAAAAGGAACATTTGTTCCCATTATATGATGAATATTTGAAATATGCAACACAGGCGGGAAGGTAATTTTATCCGCAGAGGGGAATGCGTGCGGCCGCTGCGCGCTTTATGCGTGATTATGGAGATTTATGGACTTTTGCAGCGATTTATGCGCATTTAGAGGGATTTATGCGGCTTTCAAGCGGCTTATGGACTTTTAAAAAGATTTATGCGTTTTTCGTACGATTTATATGTATTTAAAGGAATTTGGAAATAAAAAAAAGAGACCACCATTATGAATTAATGATGGACTCGTTCGTGTCTTTTATTCAAAACAACTACAATTATAGGCAATCACCGTTGATTGAAGCGCAGGGCGGCGACTCCAGCGGGAATAGCATGAGCTGAAGACCCTGGACTGAGCGAAGCGAGGGAAGCGGCTGAAGCCATGCCCGCGGAAAGCGTCCGCCCGGAGCGGAAATCAACAGTTGCCTACTTCTGATCCTCCATATAATAAACCGAAGTAACCTTCCATTCCCCATCCTCTTTCGCGAAAACAGTCACCTGACGACCATTACGCTTCGTCTCAAGACCCGTCGACTTCTGCTTCATCGAAGTAGACAAATTCGCAAAAACCTGAGCCTCATTCGCATCCTCATCATACTTAACAACCGTCACATCATTCGCTTCACGGCTCAACGCATACTCCTTAAAAACACCCTCAATATAAACCCGCTCTTCATCAATCGTAAAACTCTTAGGATTCTTAGAAAGAACTCCCATATACTCATCAATATCCTGATTATTAAACGCATGCATATACGTATCAAACGACTTTATAATAAGCTCCTTCTCCGCAGAAGGAACATTCGCAGCCTCTTCAATCGACCCGCCCAACATATTAAAACCAACCTTATTCTCATCTACCCCATGATCAATCGAACCGAAACCGCCAACCGTTTCACCATCACTGACAGAACCACCTGTAGAATTTTCCTTCTTGGAACATGCAGCTAAAATAAGAACAAGCGCTAAAATCGTGTAAATCAATACATTTTTCTTCATATTTCTCCTCCTGACATTAAAAAAAGGGACCCTTTAAAAGGCCCCTTTATCATAACAATCACTACTACTTAACTTCAACCCAGCCGTTCTTTATTGCAGTGACAACTGCCTGAGTACGGTCGTTGACAGCCATCTTTTGTAGAATGCTGGATACATGGTTTTTAACTGTTTTTTCGGAAATGAAAAGCGTTTCTCCGATTGTACGGTTGCTTTGTCCATCCGTCAACAACTGTAATACTTCACATTCACGTCTTGTTAATAAATGAAGCGGACGGCGAATGTCGTTTTGATGGAAGTATCCTTTATGTTCACGTTCGCTGAGTCGACGGTATTCCGCAACAAGATTGCGAGTCACTTTTGGATGCAGGTATGAACCCCCGGTAGCTACGACCTTGATTGCCTGTACGATAGCGTCAGCGTCCATTTCTTTCAACATATAGCCAAGCGCGCCTGACTTCAACGCATGCGATACATATGATTCATCGTCATGGATGGAGAGAATGATGATTTTCGCATCCGGGAATTCATTTTTAACCTTTTCTGTTGCCTCTACGCCATTCATTCCCGGCATGTTGATATCCATTAATACGACGTCTGGTTCAAAGCGTCTGTAAAGTTCAACTACTTCAGATCCATCGTCCCCTTCTCCCACTACTTCGAATGAGTCTTCGAAATCGAGAATACGCTTCACACCTTCACGGAAAAGCTGATGGTCATCCACAATTAATATTTTGGTCATTTTCATTCCCTCCCAATACCCTTTTCAACAATTATATTTTCCTGTAACGGAATACGGAATAACACTGTCGTACCATTGCCGACGCTTGAAATGATCTTCATCTCGCCTTTCAGCAATTCAATGCGCTCTCGCATTCCAATAATACCGAATGATTTCTCTTTAGATTGATTAACGTCAAAGCCTTTTCCATTATCTTTCACTACAATGTTCATTGTATCACGAAGCCATTCAATTTTCACCCATACATCCCTTGATTTACCATGTTTAAGGGCATTGGTAATGCATTCTTGAACAAGTCGGAAAGTCGATACTTCGAAATTCGGCTCCAACCGTCGCTCGCTGCCATTATTCATGAAGTGAATTGTAGTGCCTTTCTCATACTCCATCGTTGTTTGGGAATACTTTCGCAGTGTCGGTATTAATCCCAAATCATCGAGCGCCATGGGACGTAGGTCATAAATAATACGCCGCACTTCAAGAAGGGCCTTTCTAACCATTTCTTTTAATGAGTGAAGCTCCGATATTGCCTCACCAGTCCCTCTTTCCATAAAGGTCTTTTCAATAAGTCCAGAACGAAGCAGAACATTGGCAAGCATTTGGGCTGGTCCATCGTGAATATCCCGGGAGAGGCGTTTTCGTTCCTCCTCTTGGGCTTGAATGATCTGAATAGCGAACTCCTGTTTCTTTCGTGCCGTTTCCAACGCTTGACCAACCTTTTTCAAGTCGGAAGTCAAATACGAAATGACTACCGTTACCTGATTCACAAGGTGATCCGCTTTATCGATTGTCTCTAATAGAGCTGCTATTCGCCGATCAAGATCATCCCGGCGTGAACGTAATTGCTTTTCCTCCATCCGGTTGATAGATAACCTAACAAGCAGATCATTTGCAGTCTCATAAGCCTTTCGCACTTCTTCTTCGGTGTAATTCATAAAATTCTTCGATACATCCGCAAGCCTTCTTCGAGAATGACGCGTCAAATCTTCTAAATTATCACCTTCATCGATTACCCGGGAAATCTCTTCTTTAATAAGTGCAATTTCGGTCTGCATTTCCTGGAAGGTTTGGCGGCTTTGCTCGCTAATAGAGAAAATATCATTTTTGGATTTATCCATCACATTAACCATATTATCGAAGATACTTTCCAAACGTTGGATATCCATGGTATTTTCTGCCAACTTCAACACTCCTATCCAGGCCACTATGTAGCAATGTTGCAGTATTCTTTAATAACGAATACACTTTATTATTATATCATCATAAAACTGAATACATATTAAGATTGTATTACAAGTGATAGGAGTGCTGCAAATGAGAGCGGATTACAAAACAGTCAAATTGTCTGGCGAAAGTGAAATCGTCATACAAAAATCCAGATTCCTCACATATGTCAGACGGGTTGAGACGGAAGAGGAAGCGTTGGATTTCATCCAAGAGATCAAAAAGATGCACCATACAGCGACACACAATTGTTCAGCCTATATTATCGGGGAGCACGACCAGATACAAAAAGCGAATGATGATGGAGAACCTTCCGGAACAGCTGGTTTTCCAATGCTTGAAGTCCTAAAAAAACAGGGATTAAAAGATACTGCGGTAGTAGTGACCCGCTATTTTGGCGGTATTAAATTAGGAGGCGGCGGGCTGATCCGGGCTTATGGACGGGCGACAACCGAAGGAATAGCCGCAACCGGTGTAGTTGAGCGAAAGCTGCATAATTTAATGAAAGTAGCCATTGATTATACTTGGCTTGGAAAAGTTGAGAATGAAGTTAGGCAATCTCCTTATCCATTAAAAGAGATCCTTTATGAAGAAGACGTCAGCTTGCTGCTTTACGTACCAACTGATAGTTCCAATGAATTTATTGATTGGATTACAGAATTGACTAACGGCCAAGCCGATATATCCACCGTTTCTAATACTTTCCTTGAATTTGAAGTTTGATAATAGTATACGGTAACCGAATTTAATAGTATAATGGTGAAAGTTGACGAATGATTACATTTATTGCAACTAAATTACATGTCGACATTTGCGCATACTATGAGGAAGATTAAAATTGCTAAGTAAATTCCTTAGCCCGGTGGAGGCTTATATATGAAAAGAAAAGAATTTAAAAAAATGAAGAAAGCGACGTCTAAAACTCGTATCGCCGTCAAAATCGGCCTATTGGTGTCGCTAACTGCATTGCTTGTAGTGGCTTCCTACGCGCTTTCTTTGCGTCAGAAGGCTGAACAAGCTGTCGAAAATGCATTTGAGGCGGTTCCTACTACATCGAAATCCGATTTAAGGGGCAGTGGCAAGGTCGAACCGGCGAAGGATAATGTATCCATCTTACTGATCGGTGTAGATGAAACTGACGTACGGCACGAAGCACGTGGCCGCTCCGACGCCCTACTTGTCGCAACTTTCAACGTGGAAGAAAAGTCCGTAAAGTTGTTAAGCATCCCACGGGATTCATATGTGTATATCCCAAAGGTCAAATATAAAGACCGGATCAACCATGCTCACGCTTTCGGAGGAACCCATGCAGCAATCGAGACAGTCGAGGAATTGTTGGACATTCCAATCGATTATTATGTGAAGATGAATTTCAATGCGTTTATCGAAGTTGTCGATGCTTTAGGCGGTATTGAAGTCGAAGTACCGTATAACAGACTGGAAAAAGACGAGAATGATAAAAATACGATTCAATTAGTCAAAGGCGTGCATACGCTTGATGGCCGACACGCCCTTGCATTGGCGCGTACCCGTAAGCTTGATAGCGACCTTGAGCGCGGAAAGCGACAACAAATGATCTTGCAAGCAATCATTAAAGAAATGGCTTCAGTGAAATCAATCGGAAAATACGGCGATGTCATCGAAGCTGTCGGTGATAATATGAAAACCGACATGACGTTTAATGAAATGACATCATTCTGGGAATATGCAAAAGGCGGCATGCCAAAAATCGATACGATCAACCTAAAAGGTACTGATGACTATTCAAGAGGTCCATATTATTACCAATTGGATCAAGCCGACCTCGAGAATGTAAGGCAATTATTGCAAGCCCATCTTGGACTCATCCCGGATTCTTCAAATTTGACCGATGGCAGCAGTTCAGACGTTTTCGGAGCAACAGATGAAACCGCTGATGGCAGTGAAGATATAAAATGACCTAACATCCCCGCTGATTCCATTCAGCGGGGTGTTTTTTTATTGTATTCGATTCCAATAAAAAAACGATGATATGCAACATGTGCATACCACCGTATCATATTGTATTCATTTATTTTCCAATCATACGAACAAGGTTCAATAATGGACGATAATTTGTTCCGGCCAGGCCAATCGCTTCGACGAAAAGCTCAATTGCAAGAAGCATGACGGCGATAAGTACGATTGCACCCCAGACAGTTGCCTGTGAGAAAAGTACAGCCGCGACACCGAAAAGAATCGCAAGTCCATAAATGATAAGGACTGTCTGTCTGTGGGAGAATCCTGCTCTCAACAGACAATGGTGTAAATGTGATTTATCGGGTGCTGAAATCGGTTGTTTCATCCTTACCCGACGAACAATTGCAAAGAATGTATCCGAAATCGGTACACCTAACATGATGATCGGGATGACCAACGATACGACCGCGACGTTCTTAAACCCTAATAATGCCAATACAGCAATCATATAACCAAGGAATAATGCCCCTGTATCCCCCATGAAAATTTTCGCTGGGTGGAAATTATAGAATAAAAAGCCGAGTGAACTTGCAGCCAAAATTGCTGCAGTTGCCACAACAAACATGTCTCCCATAATTACAGCCATCACAGTGATGGAAATAAGAGCGATTGTAGAAACGCCGGCAGCAAGACCATCCAAGCCGTCAATTAGATTAATAGCGTTCGTTATGCCAACGATCCAAATGATCGTAATTGGAATACTTAAGTATCCAAAATCAAAAGGACCGAAAAATGGTAAGTTAATGAATTCGATTTGTAAACCGCCCCACGCTACAACTACAATCGCAGCAGCCAATTGGCCGATTAACTTAGCCTTAGCGGTGATTTCAAGCATATCATCCAAAAATCCAGTTATTATAATGATTAGTGCTCCAACAAGAATTCCAATTGCATGTTCATCTTCAGGGCGTAATAATAAATAGCCGACAGCGAAAGCGCCAAAGATTGCCACTCCGCCGATACGCGGCATGACGGTTGCATGCACTTTCCTATAATTGGGATGATCGACTGCCCCGATTCGGAATGCAAACTTTATGACAAGTGGAGTTAGTATGATGGAAGCTACGAATGCAGCAGCCATTGCAAGGAATAACATGTCCTTCCTCCCCGTAGAAAACAAATTTAGATAGCCAAACGTATTATAGCACGTTTGGATAGGGAAAGCATCCAAGTTCATAAAAACATAGATTACCATACCCTATTTTAATTTAATTCAAACCACAAATTGTACATTTAATGGCTTCACATCGTTCATACTGCTTGCAATTCTCCCTTGTGGTAGTCATTTCATATATACTTTGATAAAATAGACGTATCCTTAAAGAAGGATTAGACAAAGGAGCATCCATTACATGTTATCATTTTTTAAGCGTTCAAACCAAACAAGTGAAAGGCAGCTTCGCAAATACCGCAAAGTTGTTCAACACATAAATAATTTAGAATCAAAATACGAGAGCTTCACTGACGAAGAACTTGCAAATATGACAACAGTATTTAAAGAACAGCTCGGAAACGGTGAGACAGTCCATGATATCCTTCCGGAGGCATTCGCCGTTGTTCGCGAAGCATCGAAACGAATCTTGGATATGCGCCACTTCGATGTGCAACTAATCGGCGGAATGGTATTAGCAGAAGGAAATATAGCGGAAATGCCGACCGGTGAAGGAAAGACGCTTGTCGCTTCCCTTCCTTCCTATTTAAGAGCCCTTGAAGGTAAAGGTGTCCACGTTATTACCGTCAACGACTACCTTGCAAAACGGGATTTCGATCAAATCGGTCAAATCCATCGCTTCCTTGGACTGACTGTCGGTTTAAATGTTCCGATGATGCAACCCGATGAAAAGCAGGATGCCTATTTGGCCGATATTACATACGGAGTCGGCACTGAGTTTGGATTCGACTATCTTCGGGATAATATGGCGCGCCATACAGCGGATAAAGTTCAGCGTCCATACCATTTTGCGATTATCGATGAAGTCGACAGCGTCCTGATTGACGAAGCGAAAACTCCTTTGATTGTCGCCGGTAAAATGCAGGCAGATGCGGATCTTCATTTTATCGCTGCAAGACTTGCTAAACGTTTCAAAAAAGGTGTGGATTTTGAGTTCGATGATGAAACAAAAGCGACTTCATTGACTGAGGAAGGCATCGAGAAGGTCGAAAAGGCGTTTGGCATCGATAATCTATATGATCTGGAACACCAGACACTTTACCACTATATGATCCAAGCTGTTCGCGCATTTGTCATATTCAAACGCGATGTCGATTATATCGTGAAAGATGAAAAAGTAGAGCTTGTCGACATGTTCACAGGCCGTATCATGGAAGGTAGGACGTTATCCGACGGGCTTCACCAGGCGATTGAAGCAAAAGAAGGCCTACCAATCACCGATGAAAATAAGGCACAAGCCCAGATTACGATTCAGAACTATTTCCGGATGTACCCGACCCTTAGCGGGATGACAGGAACTGCGAAGACACAAGAAAAGGAATTCCGTGAAGTTTATAATATGGAAGTTATTCAAATTCCGACGAATCGTCCCCGTGCCCGTATTGATTCACCAGATAAGGTATACCAAACAATCGAGCAGAAATACGAAGCTGTTGCAAAAGAAGTCGCCAAGCGACATGAAAAAGGACAACCCGTTCTTGTTGGAACAACGTCTATTTTGCAATCGGAAAAAGTGGCCAATTACTTGGATCGCTTGAATCTTAACTATAACCTTTTGAACGCCAAGAGCGTAGAGCAGGAAGTCGACCTTATTTCACAAGCGGGGCAATACGGTCATATTACGGTCGCTACGAACATGGCAGGACGAGGAACGGACATTATGCTTGGTGAAGGCGTTGAAGAAATCGGCGGACTTTTCGTCTTGGGGACGGAAAAGCATGAAAGCCGTCGAATTGACAACCAATTACGCGGTCGTTCCGGTCGACAAGGAGACCACGGTGAAAGCCAGTTCTTCATTTCACTTGAAGATGAAATGTTTACTCGTTTCGCAAAAGATGATTTGGAGAAATTTAATAAAAAAGTGAAAACCGATGAAGACGGTCTCGTTCAAAATGCCGATGTGAATGAATTGACAGAGCGCACGCAACGAATTGTCGAGGGTGCCCACTTCTCCATGCGCGAATACAATTTGAAGTTAGATGATGTCATTAATGACCAACGCGGTGTTCTTTACTCATTACGGGATAAGGTTCTTGAACAAGAAGACCTGTTCAGCCAGTTAAAAACAATGGTGTCTGAAGCGGTGGAATTTGTCGTTTATGACAGTTGCCCTGAAAATGAAACGGCCGACAACTATGATTTCGAAAGAATCGAACGGACGATGAACAGTCTTTTACTGGAGCCTCTTACGTTACCGCATAATGTGGAAAAGCCGTCTGATATCCTGAAATTATACAAAGAGCCGATTGACGAACTGTTCGCCTATGTCGATTCTTTCGCTGATAATGAGGAAGTCGTCAACCTCATCCCTCAAGTCATGTTGAGCCATATCGATAGTATGTGGGTGAAACATCTTGAAGTGATGACCCGTCTTAAGGAAGGAATCGGTTTACGATCTTACGGGCAAGAAGATCCAATGCGAATTTATCAGCGTGAAGGCCTGCAACTATTCGCCAAACATTACCAAAAGTTGCGCCGCAGTATCGCATCAGAGGTAATCGGATTTATGAAGCTTATTTCAAAACAACAGGAGGCCGATGAATCATGAAACTTTTTTCCATGTTCAAGAAAACTGAAAAGACGGGAGCAGACAGCACTGTCGATTCAGGGGAAATTTTAGAGAACGCTGTCCAATCTGATGAAACGGATGATGTCGAAACGCAATTATCATTTCATCCGGAATGGGTTTTATCACAAGAGCAGGAATACGTATTCCGATTCCTGTCCAATGAACTTGAACCATTAAAACCAAACCAAATTTCCCTCGCTGGAGTCGATATCGACGTCGAAAAAGCGATCGACAGCTGGTTAGTCAAAGCATTTTTCAGATCATCACTGGATCAGGCAATTTCAATGGGACCTGTCGAATTGCTATTACTTGATGATAAAGGCGACGTGATTGCTTCCCAGGAATTCGATTTAAGTGAATTAGGAGAAATCCCGGCGCGCAGTGCTCGACCTTGGGTATTCGTTTTCACGAAACAAAATACATTCTTAGAAGAACCACCAAAGGAAAATTGGAAGCTTGCTTTCAACGTACAATCTATGGTGCCGCATAAGCTTGAGCTTGAACAAGCATGGGAAGACGGACTTTCGGCTGAACAGAAAGACGCACTTGAAAAAGTCGTTGAACGTATGCCGAAGTTAAAACCTCGTGAAGTGAACTTTGCAGGTTTCCAAGTGAAGAAACAGGATGAAGGCAGCATCGCAGTCTCCCTCTTCATCCGAAACGGTCATTCGAAGCAAATCAGCATCGAAAAGCTACCACTCGAGCTATTGGATGCAAATGGCGACCTCGTAGCACGCGGCTCATTCAATCTTGCTCCACTCGAAGTGAAAGCAAATACTTCAAAACCATGGACATTCATCTATCCGAAGGAAATGGTTCAAAAAGAAGATCCAGATTTCACAAAATGGGTCATTCGCGTACCACAGCAATAAGATATTTCATAAAATCGGGTGAAGGAAATTATTCCTTCACCCGGTTTTTAATTTATACTGGATTCGCTCATGATTTTTCGCATATCCGCTCATGATTTCACATATCCGCTCATGATTTCGCAAATCCGCTCATGATTTCGCATATCCGCTCATGATTTCGCATAGCCGCTCATGATTTCGCAAATTCGCTCATGATTTCACACAGCCGCTCATGATTTCATACATCCGCCCATGATTTCGCAAAGCCGCTCATGATTTCATACATCCGCCCATGATTTCGCAAATTCGCTCATGATTTCACACAGCCGCTCATGATTTCACATATCCGCTCATGATTTCGCAAAGCCGCTCATGATTTCGCATATCCGCTCATGATTTCGCAAATCCGCTCATGATTTCTCAAAGCCGCTCATGCTCTCACCAGAGCATTTTAGCTTGTAAGAAAAATAAAAAGCAGATTCCGTTTAGGAATCTGCCGTATGGGTAAGTTTAATTATATATTATTTTGACGCGACATCTGATACGCCAGTGATTCGCTTAGCGCCGATGTATCGCTTGCCCCAATAAGCTGGATCATTCAATTTATCGACACGAACGCCTCTTGAAGATGATGCATGCGCAAACTTTCCATCGCCGATATAGATACCAACATGGGATACTCCCTTGCCAGTCGTGTTAAAGAAAACCAAATCGCCTACAACAAGATCACTTTTAGCAACTTTTGTCCCAGTTGCATATAGTCCTGAAGACGAACGGGATAGATTAATCCCATGTTGCTTAAATACGAACTGAACATAGCCTGAGCAATCAAATCCGGCTTTTGAAGTCCCCCCGTATACATATCTGATCCCTTTAAGACTTGTAGCTGTTTGTGAAATTGCAGCTGAATCAATTGATGATGCTTCAGCTTGACCGATGAAAGGTGCGACGAGTAATAGTAAAGACAATGCAAAAACAGCAAAAGGCTTTTGCATGCGTGTTAAGATTCTCATATGTTCCCCCAGGTTTTTTTATATTTATCTGAAAAATCATCTAAGATAACTTTACCATGAACTATGCTCGTCCTATATTACAATTACGTAACAGTATCGTTACAAAAAATGATGTAAACTTACATTCGCAATACGCTTGTCATATTTGATGAAAAAGCCTAAAAAGCCGCTTCTCCACGCAGGAGATGCGGCTTTTCTGATAGGTTTAGATAGTCAAATCTGTAATAATCGTAACATCTTTATGATCATGTAAGTAAGTAATTGTCCAGTCCGGGTCAACTTTGCCTTCAAGGAACTTCGTAATTGCCGGCCGCTTCTTCTCACCGAATGCAAGTAGCACTAATTTCTTTGCACTTAAAATCGATGCAATCCCCATTGTCAATGCAGTGTTCGGGATCTTTTCATCGTTTTCGAAGTATTGGCTATTGACGCCTAATGTAGAGTCAGTCAATTCCGCTACATGAGTGACAGAATCAGCAGGAGTTCCTGGTTCATTGAATGCAATATGACCATTTTCCCCTACACCCAATAATTGAATGTCAAGACCGGCTTTTTGTAAGGCTTCTTCATATCGCTTGCATTCTTCCTCAAGGTTTTCCGCCATCCCATTAGGAATATTCGTTTCCTTAAATTCTTTTTTGCTGAATAAATGATCGTTCATGAAATATGCATAGCTATTCGGACTTTCGGCTTTGAGGCCAACATATTCATCCAAGTTAAACGTCGTTACATTTGAAAAATCCAATTCGGATTCGGTCAACTTTTTATATACAGGGATCATCGTGCTTCCTGTCGCTAAACCAAGGACATGAAGTCGATCGTTTTCAAGTTCTTCTTTTATCAACTGAAAAAATTGATCCGCACCCTTTTCAGGATTTTCAACTTGAATAAGTTTGTAATTTACCATTTGTTCTCAACCGACTTTCATTTTAAATTTGGTACTACCTATTTATTGTAATTTCCAGAAACAGTATGGTCAACTTTCAACCTATCGAACCACAAAATAAATTCCTTTTCCTACCTCCAACCGATTTAAACCACTTTATCATAACTATGGCGATATTTTGAATTCAATTTGTACAAAATGTGAAACTTTTTCACTATTTGAGATACATAGGGTTTTCCCTAATTCTCTATTTTCGACGTCGGACTATGATAAAAGTATCAACAAGCAAAACGAAATTCTGCCAAGGGGGTGGAAATAAATGACTAACAAAAATAAAAAGCAGAATCAACCTACACAAAAAGAATCTGAGATTAATTTAAAAGGTACGTTCATATCCGTAATGCTTCTTGGTGTATTTATCATTGTTTTATGGTTTGGCTCTT contains:
- a CDS encoding cytochrome c oxidase subunit 2A, with product MTNKNKKQNQPTQKESEINLKGTFISVMLLGVFIIVLWFGSYALFLSR